The proteins below are encoded in one region of Streptomyces sp. NBC_00490:
- a CDS encoding ComEC/Rec2 family competence protein: MPRPRRAVHAASGTRLGDANPRQEGPADLRLVPPALAAWATAALTLDAAPEWVTGIAVLCLVAAGVLLLTRGRAGPRVPVAAALLCVAAAAVSAGLHGADLRRGPVPGLARNYATATAEIEVTSDPRLTRPRVQGDRPAPTSVLIKGEVRRVEKAGGEVVDTRTPVLVMVDVTGTGGSADRGAGALGSPSAAAGGGEGGVGSSGGVVNGGGAGLGAADGGGFGDGSAKGSPFADRAAGGGGSLVGGPGSSPWLRLLPSTRFRVSARLAPVMVGGDRVAAVVRVRGQRAPEVVAGPSGVQRFAGRLRGGLREATDGLPGDARALLPGLVVGDTSRITPDLDDAFKETDLAHTLAVSGSNLTIILALLIGPPGLAQRVERRGLAPRLGIPLRTTALLGGALTLAFVVVCRPDPSVLRAAACGTVVLLALATGRRRSLIPALATAVLLLVLYDPWLARSYGFLLSVLATGALLTLAPRWSAALRARRVPPRLAEALAAAGAAQALCAPVVAVLSARVSLVAVPCNLLVEFAVAPATVLGFAALATAPLVMPVAKALAWCASWPAGWIADVARTGASLPGAGIDWPGSWTGAVLLALVTVAVVTAGRRLSRHPAWCGVCGVLLLLVVVQPPPLARVITGWPPPGWRLVMCDVGQGDATVLAAGDGTGVVVDAGPDPTRVDRCLRTLGITRIPLVVLTHFHADHVAGLPGVLRGRSVGAIETTGFEEPVDQVEFVRRQAARQRIPLTRAVAGERRRTGGLDWEVVWPPPAGGAPGAPAPAMEPEGPNDASVALLVRSGGLRFLLLGDLEPLAQRALLRSPAGTLLGGVDVLKVAHHGSAYQDPELIRRAAPRLALISVGRDNTYGHPAPGTVAALRAQGAMVLRTDEDGALAVLGTGESLRVAGD, encoded by the coding sequence ATGCCCCGGCCCCGCCGAGCCGTGCACGCCGCCTCCGGCACACGGCTCGGGGACGCCAACCCCCGCCAGGAAGGGCCGGCGGACCTACGACTCGTCCCACCCGCGCTAGCCGCCTGGGCGACGGCGGCGCTGACGCTGGACGCCGCTCCCGAGTGGGTCACCGGGATCGCCGTCCTGTGCCTGGTGGCAGCGGGCGTGCTGCTGCTGACCCGGGGACGCGCGGGGCCACGGGTCCCGGTCGCCGCCGCGCTGCTCTGCGTCGCCGCGGCCGCCGTCTCGGCCGGACTGCACGGAGCCGATCTGCGCCGTGGGCCGGTACCCGGGCTGGCGCGGAACTACGCGACCGCGACCGCCGAGATCGAGGTCACCTCCGATCCCCGGCTCACCCGGCCGAGGGTCCAGGGAGACCGTCCGGCGCCGACCTCCGTGCTGATCAAGGGGGAGGTGCGGCGGGTGGAGAAGGCGGGCGGGGAGGTGGTGGACACGCGGACACCGGTGCTGGTGATGGTCGACGTGACCGGGACCGGAGGGAGTGCGGACCGAGGGGCCGGGGCGCTGGGGAGTCCGAGTGCCGCTGCCGGGGGCGGAGAGGGAGGCGTGGGCTCTTCCGGCGGGGTGGTGAACGGGGGCGGAGCTGGCCTCGGGGCGGCAGATGGGGGCGGCTTCGGCGACGGGTCGGCAAAGGGGAGTCCTTTCGCCGACCGGGCGGCGGGTGGTGGCGGCTCCTTGGTCGGCGGGCCCGGTTCCTCGCCCTGGCTGCGGTTGCTGCCTTCCACACGGTTCCGTGTCTCCGCGCGGCTGGCGCCGGTGATGGTGGGCGGGGACAGGGTCGCGGCCGTGGTGCGGGTGCGGGGGCAGCGGGCGCCGGAGGTCGTGGCGGGGCCGTCGGGGGTGCAGCGGTTCGCCGGGCGGTTGCGGGGCGGGCTGCGGGAGGCCACCGACGGGCTGCCCGGAGATGCGCGGGCGCTGCTGCCGGGGCTCGTCGTCGGGGACACCTCGCGGATCACCCCGGACCTGGACGACGCGTTCAAGGAGACCGACCTCGCACATACGCTCGCCGTCTCCGGGAGCAACCTCACGATCATCCTGGCCCTGCTCATCGGGCCGCCCGGACTGGCCCAGCGCGTCGAGCGCCGGGGGCTCGCACCCCGGCTCGGCATCCCCCTGCGGACGACGGCGCTGCTCGGCGGGGCGCTCACGCTCGCCTTCGTCGTCGTGTGCCGGCCGGACCCGAGCGTGCTGCGGGCCGCGGCCTGCGGAACCGTGGTCCTGCTCGCCCTGGCGACCGGGCGCCGCAGGTCGCTGATCCCGGCGTTGGCGACGGCCGTCCTGCTGCTGGTGCTGTACGACCCCTGGCTGGCCCGGAGTTACGGATTCCTGCTGTCCGTGCTGGCCACCGGGGCCCTGCTCACGCTCGCGCCCCGCTGGAGCGCGGCCCTGCGGGCGCGGCGGGTGCCACCGCGGCTGGCCGAGGCGCTGGCCGCCGCGGGTGCCGCGCAAGCACTGTGCGCGCCGGTCGTCGCGGTGCTGTCGGCGCGGGTCAGCCTGGTGGCGGTGCCGTGCAATCTGCTCGTGGAGTTCGCCGTGGCGCCGGCCACCGTGCTGGGCTTCGCCGCGCTGGCGACGGCACCCCTGGTGATGCCGGTCGCCAAGGCGCTGGCCTGGTGCGCGAGTTGGCCCGCGGGATGGATCGCGGACGTCGCCCGTACCGGGGCGTCCCTGCCCGGTGCCGGGATCGACTGGCCGGGCAGCTGGACCGGCGCGGTCCTGCTCGCCCTGGTCACGGTGGCCGTGGTGACGGCCGGGCGGCGGTTGTCGCGGCATCCCGCGTGGTGCGGGGTCTGCGGAGTACTGCTCCTGCTGGTGGTGGTGCAGCCGCCGCCGCTGGCCCGCGTGATCACCGGGTGGCCGCCGCCCGGCTGGAGGCTGGTGATGTGCGATGTGGGGCAGGGGGACGCGACCGTGCTCGCCGCGGGCGACGGTACCGGTGTGGTGGTGGACGCGGGGCCCGATCCGACGCGCGTCGACCGGTGTCTGCGCACCCTCGGCATCACCAGGATCCCGCTGGTCGTGCTGACCCACTTCCATGCCGACCACGTGGCGGGGCTGCCCGGCGTGCTGCGCGGGCGGAGCGTGGGGGCGATCGAGACGACCGGGTTCGAGGAACCGGTGGACCAGGTGGAGTTCGTACGGCGGCAGGCGGCGCGGCAGCGGATTCCGCTCACCCGTGCCGTGGCGGGGGAGCGACGGCGCACCGGAGGGCTGGACTGGGAGGTGGTGTGGCCGCCGCCGGCCGGGGGAGCTCCGGGAGCTCCGGCCCCCGCGATGGAACCGGAAGGACCCAACGATGCCAGCGTCGCCCTGCTCGTGCGGTCGGGCGGACTGCGGTTCCTGCTGCTCGGCGATCTCGAACCCCTGGCCCAGCGGGCCCTGTTGAGATCCCCGGCGGGCACGCTGCTGGGCGGCGTGGACGTCCTCAAGGTCGCCCACCACGGCTCGGCCTACCAGGATCCGGAACTGATACGCAGAGCGGCTCCGCGGCTGGCGCTCATCTCGGTGGGGAGGGACAACACGTACGGACATCCGGCCCCCGGCACGGTCGCGGCGCTGCGGGCCCAGGGGGCGATGGTGCTGCGGACGGACGAGGACGGGGCGCTGGCGGTCCTGGGAACGGGTGAGTCACTGCGGGTGGCGGGAGACTGA
- a CDS encoding arylamine N-acetyltransferase family protein — MNSAQVDAYLRRLGAEHPAWPTVDVLRELQLRHLQTVPFENLSIHLGEEIVLEEKRLLDKVVGARRGGFCYELNGCFGALLAALGFEVTLLAARVYGEEGRLGIPYDHLALRVRTVDGGDWLADVGFGAHSHHPLAMGARGEQVDPGGTFRIVEAGADAAGVRGGHVGAETADLDVVMGGKPQYRLEVRPRVLGDFVAGAWWHSTSPASHFTRSPVCSRVTEDGGRITLSGRSFTVTGADGTREVRELGTDEEVLGVYRERFGVELDRVPVARKTG; from the coding sequence ATGAATTCCGCACAGGTTGATGCCTATCTCCGCCGCCTCGGTGCCGAGCACCCGGCGTGGCCCACCGTGGACGTCCTGCGCGAACTGCAACTGCGCCATCTGCAGACCGTGCCCTTCGAGAACCTGTCGATCCACCTCGGCGAGGAGATCGTGCTGGAGGAGAAGCGGCTGCTGGACAAGGTGGTGGGGGCGCGCAGGGGCGGGTTCTGCTACGAACTCAACGGCTGCTTCGGGGCGTTGCTCGCCGCGCTGGGCTTCGAGGTCACGCTGCTCGCGGCCCGGGTGTACGGGGAGGAGGGGCGGCTCGGCATCCCCTACGACCATCTCGCCCTGCGGGTGCGGACGGTGGACGGGGGCGACTGGCTGGCCGACGTCGGCTTCGGGGCGCACAGCCACCATCCCCTGGCGATGGGGGCGCGGGGGGAACAGGTGGATCCCGGGGGCACGTTCCGGATCGTCGAGGCCGGGGCGGACGCGGCCGGGGTGCGGGGCGGGCACGTGGGGGCGGAGACGGCCGACCTGGACGTCGTCATGGGCGGCAAGCCCCAGTACCGCCTGGAGGTGCGGCCCCGGGTGCTCGGTGACTTCGTGGCGGGCGCCTGGTGGCACAGCACCTCGCCGGCCTCGCACTTCACACGGTCGCCGGTGTGTTCGCGGGTCACGGAGGACGGCGGCAGGATCACGCTCAGCGGGCGCAGCTTCACGGTGACGGGGGCGGACGGGACCCGCGAGGTGCGGGAGCTGGGGACGGACGAGGAGGTGCTGGGGGTGTACCGGGAGCGGTTCGGGGTGGAGCTCGATCGGGTGCCGGTGGCGCGGAAGACGGGGTGA
- a CDS encoding ComEA family DNA-binding protein, whose amino-acid sequence MALRSRSRTATPTSGPGRGPASDVRTRHHPRQHRTPRGRHRYASAEELRRRAEVMFADRVGERREAGTGPPGLDGGGVPGAEADGIGADTDFGPDDGPAQGDWADVPPATGDRRVRAGLALRERMPVWLQTRCGLERRSVVALAVVLVVAAGFAVQHFWAGRTQAVRPPEVVAAPFAERSEQAGPGASAGAPNAVGSPAAEIVVDVSGKVREPGVHRLPAGSRVADALRAAGGVRSGTDTEGLNRARFLVDGEQVVVGGPAAPGAGQGGTAGGGPVGSAGSVPGAGPATPVSLNTATVDQLDTLPGVGPVLAQHIVDYRTQHGGFRSVDELREVNGIGERRFADLRNLVRP is encoded by the coding sequence ATGGCACTTCGATCACGTTCACGCACAGCGACTCCGACCAGTGGGCCGGGCCGTGGGCCTGCCTCCGACGTCCGTACCCGCCACCACCCACGCCAGCACCGGACGCCACGGGGCCGGCACCGGTACGCCTCGGCCGAGGAACTCCGGCGGCGAGCGGAGGTCATGTTCGCCGATCGCGTCGGGGAGCGACGCGAGGCGGGGACAGGGCCGCCGGGCCTCGACGGGGGTGGCGTGCCCGGTGCGGAAGCCGACGGAATCGGCGCGGACACGGACTTCGGCCCTGACGACGGGCCGGCGCAGGGGGACTGGGCCGACGTTCCCCCTGCGACGGGGGACCGGCGGGTGCGGGCCGGGCTGGCTCTGCGGGAGCGGATGCCGGTGTGGTTGCAGACCAGGTGCGGCCTGGAGCGGCGGAGCGTGGTCGCGCTGGCGGTGGTGCTCGTCGTCGCCGCGGGCTTTGCCGTGCAGCACTTCTGGGCGGGGCGGACGCAGGCCGTGCGGCCACCCGAAGTCGTGGCCGCCCCCTTCGCGGAGCGGAGTGAGCAGGCCGGTCCGGGGGCGTCGGCCGGTGCGCCGAACGCGGTGGGCTCGCCAGCGGCCGAGATCGTGGTGGACGTCAGCGGCAAGGTCCGCGAGCCCGGCGTTCACCGGCTCCCCGCGGGTTCGCGTGTCGCCGACGCGCTGCGTGCGGCCGGTGGGGTGCGGTCCGGTACGGACACCGAGGGGCTCAACCGCGCTCGCTTCCTCGTGGACGGCGAGCAGGTCGTGGTCGGCGGCCCTGCCGCGCCCGGGGCCGGCCAGGGCGGTACGGCGGGCGGCGGTCCGGTCGGTTCCGCCGGATCCGTGCCGGGAGCGGGACCCGCGACACCGGTCTCCCTCAACACGGCCACCGTGGACCAGCTGGACACCCTGCCGGGGGTCGGCCCGGTCCTGGCCCAGCACATCGTCGACTACCGCACCCAGCACGGCGGCTTCCGCTCGGTGGACGAACTGCGCGAGGTCAACGGCATCGGAGAACGCCGCTTCGCCGACCTGCGGAATCTCGTACGGCCATGA
- the lepA gene encoding translation elongation factor 4, producing MPATPNNVPEPSRTDPALIRNFCIIAHIDHGKSTLADRMLQLTGVVDQRQMRAQYLDRMDIERERGITIKSQAVRLPWAPTEEPGNTHILNMIDTPGHVDFTYEVSRSLAACEGTVLLVDAAQGIEAQTLANLYLAMENDLKIIPVLNKIDLPAAQPEKFSEELANLIGCQPEDVLKVSAKTGVGVDALLDRVVRDVPAPVGVKDAPARAMIFDSVYDSYRGVVTYVRVIDGQLNKRERIRMMSTGATHELLEIGVSAPEMTPADGIGVGEVGYIITGVKDVRQSKVGDTITSKDKGATEALGGYKDPKPMVFSGLYPLDGSDYPELRDALDKLQLNDAALVYEPETSAALGFGFRVGFLGLLHLDVIRERLEREFNLELIATAPNVVYRVIMEDGKEHTVTNPSEFPEGKIDKVFEPVVRATILAPSEFIGSIMELCQTRRGTLLGMDYLSEDRVEIRYTLPLAEIVFDFFDNLKSKTRGYASLDYEPTGEQDAQLVKVDILLHGDRVDAFSAVTHRDAAYAYGVRLVAKLRELIPRQAFEIPIQAAIGSRVIARETIRAIRKDVLAKCYGGDISRKRKLLEKQKEGKKRMKMVGSVEVPQEAFIAVLSSDENAGSGKGKK from the coding sequence GTGCCCGCGACCCCTAACAATGTGCCTGAGCCGAGCCGTACCGACCCGGCTCTGATCCGTAATTTCTGCATCATCGCGCACATCGACCACGGCAAGTCCACGCTCGCCGACCGCATGCTCCAGCTGACCGGAGTGGTCGATCAGCGCCAGATGCGTGCTCAGTACCTCGACCGCATGGACATCGAGCGTGAGCGTGGCATCACGATCAAGTCCCAGGCGGTCCGACTGCCCTGGGCCCCGACCGAGGAGCCGGGCAACACCCACATCCTCAACATGATCGACACCCCGGGGCACGTGGACTTCACGTACGAGGTGTCCCGGTCGCTGGCCGCCTGTGAGGGCACCGTCCTCCTGGTCGACGCCGCGCAGGGCATCGAGGCCCAGACTCTCGCCAACCTGTACCTGGCGATGGAGAACGACCTCAAGATCATCCCCGTACTGAACAAGATCGACCTGCCGGCCGCCCAGCCGGAGAAGTTCTCCGAGGAGCTCGCCAACCTCATCGGCTGCCAGCCCGAGGACGTGCTCAAGGTCTCGGCGAAGACCGGTGTCGGCGTGGACGCGCTGCTCGACCGTGTGGTCCGGGACGTGCCGGCGCCGGTCGGCGTCAAGGACGCCCCCGCCCGCGCGATGATCTTCGACTCGGTCTACGACTCCTACCGGGGCGTCGTCACCTACGTCCGTGTCATCGACGGCCAGCTCAACAAGCGCGAGCGCATCAGGATGATGTCGACCGGCGCCACCCACGAGCTCCTCGAGATCGGCGTCTCGGCCCCCGAGATGACACCGGCCGACGGCATCGGCGTCGGCGAGGTGGGCTACATCATCACCGGCGTGAAGGACGTCCGTCAGTCCAAGGTCGGTGACACGATCACCAGCAAGGACAAGGGCGCCACCGAGGCCCTCGGCGGGTACAAGGACCCCAAGCCGATGGTCTTCTCGGGCCTGTATCCGCTGGACGGCTCCGACTACCCCGAGCTGCGCGACGCCCTCGACAAGCTCCAGCTCAACGACGCCGCGCTGGTCTACGAGCCGGAGACCTCCGCGGCCCTCGGCTTCGGCTTCCGCGTCGGCTTCCTCGGGCTGCTGCACCTCGACGTCATCCGTGAGCGCCTGGAGCGCGAGTTCAACCTCGAACTCATCGCCACCGCGCCCAACGTGGTCTACCGCGTGATCATGGAGGACGGGAAGGAGCACACGGTCACCAACCCGAGCGAGTTCCCCGAGGGCAAGATCGACAAGGTCTTCGAGCCGGTCGTCCGGGCCACGATCCTCGCTCCCAGCGAGTTCATCGGCTCGATCATGGAGCTCTGCCAGACCCGTCGCGGCACCCTCCTCGGCATGGACTACCTCTCCGAGGACCGCGTCGAGATCCGCTACACGCTCCCGCTCGCCGAGATCGTCTTCGACTTCTTCGACAACCTGAAGTCCAAGACCCGTGGCTACGCCTCCCTGGACTACGAGCCCACCGGCGAGCAGGACGCCCAGCTGGTGAAGGTCGACATCCTGCTCCACGGCGACCGGGTCGACGCCTTCTCCGCCGTCACCCACCGGGACGCCGCCTACGCGTACGGCGTACGGCTCGTCGCCAAGCTGCGCGAGCTGATCCCGCGGCAGGCCTTCGAGATCCCCATCCAGGCCGCCATCGGCTCCCGGGTCATCGCCCGCGAGACCATCCGCGCCATCCGCAAGGACGTCCTCGCCAAGTGCTACGGCGGTGACATCTCCCGTAAGCGGAAGCTGCTGGAGAAGCAGAAGGAGGGCAAGAAGCGGATGAAGATGGTGGGCTCTGTGGAGGTTCCGCAGGAGGCCTTCATCGCCGTGCTGAGCAGCGACGAGAACGCGGGCTCCGGCAAGGGCAAGAAGTAG
- the rpsT gene encoding 30S ribosomal protein S20, whose amino-acid sequence MANIKSQIKRIKTNEKARLRNKAVKSSLKTAIRKAREAAAAGDTEKATEYQRAAARQLDKAVAKGVIHKNQAANKKSALASKVASLKG is encoded by the coding sequence GTGGCGAACATCAAGTCCCAGATCAAGCGGATCAAGACCAACGAGAAGGCTCGGCTGCGCAACAAGGCCGTCAAGTCCTCCCTGAAGACCGCCATCCGCAAGGCCCGTGAGGCCGCTGCCGCGGGTGACACCGAGAAGGCCACCGAGTACCAGCGCGCTGCTGCGCGTCAGCTCGACAAGGCCGTCGCCAAGGGCGTCATCCACAAGAACCAGGCCGCCAACAAGAAGTCGGCGCTTGCTTCGAAGGTCGCTTCCCTCAAGGGCTGA
- the holA gene encoding DNA polymerase III subunit delta, producing MAKKSANDDPLAPLTLAVGQEDLLLDRAVREVVAAAKAADADTDVRDLNPEQVQPGTLAELTSPSLFAERKVVVVRNAQDLSADTVKDVKAYLSAPAEEITLVLLHAGGVKGKGVLDAARKAGAREIACPKMTKPADRLAFVRQEFRATGRSATPEACQVLVDAIGSDLRELASAVSQLVADVEGTIDEAIVGRYYTGRAEASSFTVADRAVEGRAAEALEALRWSLATGVAPVMITSALAQGVRAIGKLSSARGGRPADLARELGMPPWKIDRVRQQMRGWTPDGVADALRAVAEADAGVKGGGDDPGYALEKAVVVIARAARSRGRV from the coding sequence ATGGCAAAGAAGAGTGCGAACGACGACCCCCTTGCCCCGCTGACGCTGGCCGTGGGGCAGGAGGACCTGCTGCTCGACCGTGCCGTGCGGGAGGTGGTGGCCGCCGCGAAGGCCGCTGACGCCGACACGGACGTACGGGATCTGAACCCGGAACAGGTACAGCCCGGCACGCTCGCCGAGTTGACCAGTCCCTCGCTCTTCGCGGAGCGCAAGGTCGTGGTCGTACGCAACGCGCAGGATCTGTCGGCCGACACCGTGAAGGACGTGAAGGCGTATCTCTCGGCCCCCGCCGAGGAGATCACGCTCGTGCTGCTGCATGCCGGCGGGGTGAAGGGCAAGGGGGTGCTCGACGCCGCGCGGAAGGCGGGAGCGCGGGAGATCGCCTGTCCGAAGATGACCAAGCCGGCGGACCGGCTGGCCTTCGTGCGGCAGGAGTTCCGGGCGACCGGGCGGTCGGCCACACCCGAGGCCTGTCAGGTGCTCGTCGATGCGATCGGGAGTGATCTGCGGGAGCTGGCGTCGGCCGTGTCGCAGCTGGTCGCCGATGTCGAGGGGACGATCGACGAGGCGATCGTGGGGCGGTACTACACCGGGCGGGCCGAGGCGTCGAGCTTCACCGTCGCCGACCGGGCGGTCGAGGGGCGGGCGGCGGAGGCGCTGGAGGCGTTGCGGTGGTCGTTGGCCACGGGGGTGGCGCCGGTGATGATCACGAGTGCGCTGGCTCAGGGGGTGCGGGCGATCGGGAAGCTGTCGTCGGCTCGGGGCGGGCGGCCGGCGGATCTCGCGCGGGAGCTGGGGATGCCGCCGTGGAAGATCGATCGGGTGCGGCAGCAGATGCGGGGGTGGACGCCGGATGGGGTCGCTGATGCGTTGCGGGCCGTTGCCGAGGCGGATGCGGGGGTGAAGGGCGGGGGGGACGATCCCGGATACGCCCTGGAGAAGGCGGTCGTGGTGATCGCTCGGGCAGCGCGGTCGCGAGGGCGGGTGTAG
- a CDS encoding DegV family protein: MSRHVAIVTDSTAYLPQRTMERHGITAVPLTVVLGDQALEEGTEISTRSLAQALQKRRPVTTSRPSPQLFAETYRRVAESGATGIVSLHLSAELSGTYDAAVLAAREAPVPVRVVDTGMIAMALGFCALAAAEVAEAGGTVDEAVTAAEKRAAGTSAFFYVDTLDYLRRGGRIGAAQALLGSALAVKPLLQLQGGRIEPLEKVRTASKAIARLEEIVADRAGSAQVDIAVHHLAAPDRASALADRLRARVPGLADLHVSEVGAVIGAHTGPGLLGTVVSPR; this comes from the coding sequence ATGTCCCGCCATGTCGCGATCGTCACCGATTCAACGGCCTACCTGCCGCAGCGGACGATGGAGCGTCACGGCATCACCGCGGTGCCCCTGACCGTCGTCCTCGGCGACCAGGCCCTCGAAGAGGGCACCGAGATCTCGACCCGGTCCCTGGCCCAGGCACTGCAGAAGCGGCGCCCGGTCACCACCTCGCGCCCCAGCCCCCAGCTCTTCGCGGAGACCTACCGGCGGGTCGCGGAGTCCGGCGCGACCGGCATCGTCTCCCTGCACCTGTCCGCCGAGCTCTCCGGCACCTACGACGCCGCGGTCCTCGCGGCGCGCGAGGCACCGGTGCCGGTACGGGTCGTGGACACCGGAATGATCGCCATGGCGCTCGGCTTCTGCGCCCTCGCGGCGGCGGAGGTGGCCGAGGCGGGCGGCACGGTGGACGAGGCTGTCACCGCCGCGGAGAAGCGGGCCGCCGGGACGTCCGCCTTCTTCTACGTCGACACTCTCGACTATCTGCGCCGGGGCGGCCGGATCGGCGCCGCACAGGCACTCCTCGGCTCCGCGCTCGCCGTCAAGCCGCTGCTCCAGTTGCAGGGCGGGCGGATCGAACCGCTGGAGAAGGTGCGCACCGCGTCGAAGGCGATCGCCCGCCTCGAGGAGATCGTGGCCGACCGGGCGGGCAGCGCGCAGGTCGACATCGCTGTCCACCACCTCGCCGCTCCCGACCGGGCGTCGGCACTGGCGGACCGGTTGCGGGCGCGGGTGCCGGGGCTGGCGGATCTGCATGTCAGTGAGGTCGGTGCGGTGATCGGGGCGCACACGGGGCCCGGGCTGTTGGGGACCGTGGTCTCGCCGCGGTGA